A DNA window from Bombus huntii isolate Logan2020A chromosome 10, iyBomHunt1.1, whole genome shotgun sequence contains the following coding sequences:
- the LOC126870622 gene encoding general transcriptional corepressor trfA-like isoform X2 yields the protein MKVELEHSAKQGTGNPDKTAGSSKEKKSIVSQQSEESNSAKMQPESEEADPKLNPTVQVEYTKDDSFKDTQESDKEYVSDTPSESISVLKTQDDLENAEVMIEKEQLECQKEASNSDKNQEDCQENNLNLQFEIENNIENTITEKTDNVDLKKENDEKCPPEQEMTKDDIHEKEDLQSESQTDTESNSADVIEFTTSEISEASEILSQNDVEKEKEKEMEIAEESISKNISFVSYDPSIMLKDVQIKLNDCLKENSKLFDTSNASHSMSSQPPKDMSFGKTLRSISGRRSLSRMRHVTLREYRYSPSDSMFVNTSSASLPQDEAMDFKILRYSTDLSDTLSTTNGSSSERKRKLDTEDWNSMKKQKTDTENSLLHSPISLLKGLRKPIQVSTPVSDLKFKTGRLELDENSKPANEGSKKWCAIM from the coding sequence ATGAAAGTTGAATTAGAACATTCTGCAAAACAGGGAACAGGAAATCCAGATAAAACAGCTGGAAGCTCTAAGGAAAAAAAATCAATTGTTTCACAACAAAGTGAAGAATCAAACTCTGCAAAGATGCAGCCAGAATCAGAAGAAGCAGATCCAAAGCTAAATCCAACTGTACAGGTGGAATATACTAAAGATGATAGTTTTAAAGATACACAGGAATCTGATAAGGAGTATGTTAGTGATACTCCTTCCGAATCCATTTCAGTGTTGAAAACACAGGATGATTTGGAAAATGCAGAAGTAATGATTGAGAAAGAGCAATTGGAATGCCAGAAGGAAGCAAGCAATTCTGATAAAAATCAAGAAGATTGCCAGGAGAACAATCTAAATTTACaatttgaaatagaaaataatattgaaaacaCAATTACAGAAAAGACAGACAATGtagatttaaaaaaggaaaatgatGAAAAATGCCCTCCCGAACAGGAGATGACAAAAGACGACATACATGAGAAGGAAGACTTGCAAAGCGAATCTCAAACCGACACGGAAAGTAATTCGGCAGATGTCATAGAGTTCACAACGTCGGAAATATCTGAAGCATCTGAAATTTTATCACAGAATGATGTcgagaaggaaaaggaaaaggaaatggAAATAGCCGAGGAAAGCATCAGCAAGAATATATCGTTCGTTTCGTACGATCCTTCGATAATGTTGAAGGACGTGCAGATTAAGTTGAACGATTGTTTAAAAGAGAATTCGAAGTTATTCGACACGAGTAACGCTAGTCACAGTATGTCGAGCCAGCCGCCGAAGGATATGTCCTTCGGGAAGACGCTGAGAAGCATTTCTGGCCGGCGTTCTCTCAGCAGAATGCGTCACGTGACTTTACGCGAGTATAGGTACTCGCCGAGCGATTCGATGTTCGTCAATACGTCGAGCGCATCGTTGCCGCAGGACGAAGCAATGGATTTTAAGATTCTTCGTTATAGTACCGATTTATCTGACACACTTTCTACCACAAATGGTAGTTCGAgcgaaagaaaacgaaaactTGACACCGAAGACTGGAATTCTATGAAAAAGCAGAAAACTGATACTGAGAACAGCTTGTTACATAGTCCTATCAGTTTATTGAAAGGGTTACGCAAGCCTATACAAGTTTCTACCCCGGTTTCAGACTTGAAATTTAAGACTGGTAGATTGGAACTGGACGAGAATAGTAAACCAGCAAACGAAGGTAGCAAAAAATGGTGTGCTATCATGTAA
- the LOC126870622 gene encoding general transcriptional corepressor trfA-like isoform X1 encodes MGKTPKKATPGGDERNLYNRRLKATTAPPNPSETSLRKRQHKSKISNRSKLNTLIKRVSHNQRKNFKSKIQEPMKVELEHSAKQGTGNPDKTAGSSKEKKSIVSQQSEESNSAKMQPESEEADPKLNPTVQVEYTKDDSFKDTQESDKEYVSDTPSESISVLKTQDDLENAEVMIEKEQLECQKEASNSDKNQEDCQENNLNLQFEIENNIENTITEKTDNVDLKKENDEKCPPEQEMTKDDIHEKEDLQSESQTDTESNSADVIEFTTSEISEASEILSQNDVEKEKEKEMEIAEESISKNISFVSYDPSIMLKDVQIKLNDCLKENSKLFDTSNASHSMSSQPPKDMSFGKTLRSISGRRSLSRMRHVTLREYRYSPSDSMFVNTSSASLPQDEAMDFKILRYSTDLSDTLSTTNGSSSERKRKLDTEDWNSMKKQKTDTENSLLHSPISLLKGLRKPIQVSTPVSDLKFKTGRLELDENSKPANEGSKKWCAIM; translated from the exons ATGGGTAAGACGCCAAAGAAGGCGACACCTGGGGGCGATGAGAGGAATTTGTACAATCGGAGACTGAAGGCAACGACCGCGCCGCCAAATCCTTCTGAAACTAGCTTGCGCAAGAGACAGCACAAATCCAAGATTTCGAACAG atCTAAATTGAATACCTTAATAAAGAGAGTATCACATAATCAAAGGAAAAACTTTAAA AGCAAAATTCAGGAGCCAATGAAAGTTGAATTAGAACATTCTGCAAAACAGGGAACAGGAAATCCAGATAAAACAGCTGGAAGCTCTAAGGAAAAAAAATCAATTGTTTCACAACAAAGTGAAGAATCAAACTCTGCAAAGATGCAGCCAGAATCAGAAGAAGCAGATCCAAAGCTAAATCCAACTGTACAGGTGGAATATACTAAAGATGATAGTTTTAAAGATACACAGGAATCTGATAAGGAGTATGTTAGTGATACTCCTTCCGAATCCATTTCAGTGTTGAAAACACAGGATGATTTGGAAAATGCAGAAGTAATGATTGAGAAAGAGCAATTGGAATGCCAGAAGGAAGCAAGCAATTCTGATAAAAATCAAGAAGATTGCCAGGAGAACAATCTAAATTTACaatttgaaatagaaaataatattgaaaacaCAATTACAGAAAAGACAGACAATGtagatttaaaaaaggaaaatgatGAAAAATGCCCTCCCGAACAGGAGATGACAAAAGACGACATACATGAGAAGGAAGACTTGCAAAGCGAATCTCAAACCGACACGGAAAGTAATTCGGCAGATGTCATAGAGTTCACAACGTCGGAAATATCTGAAGCATCTGAAATTTTATCACAGAATGATGTcgagaaggaaaaggaaaaggaaatggAAATAGCCGAGGAAAGCATCAGCAAGAATATATCGTTCGTTTCGTACGATCCTTCGATAATGTTGAAGGACGTGCAGATTAAGTTGAACGATTGTTTAAAAGAGAATTCGAAGTTATTCGACACGAGTAACGCTAGTCACAGTATGTCGAGCCAGCCGCCGAAGGATATGTCCTTCGGGAAGACGCTGAGAAGCATTTCTGGCCGGCGTTCTCTCAGCAGAATGCGTCACGTGACTTTACGCGAGTATAGGTACTCGCCGAGCGATTCGATGTTCGTCAATACGTCGAGCGCATCGTTGCCGCAGGACGAAGCAATGGATTTTAAGATTCTTCGTTATAGTACCGATTTATCTGACACACTTTCTACCACAAATGGTAGTTCGAgcgaaagaaaacgaaaactTGACACCGAAGACTGGAATTCTATGAAAAAGCAGAAAACTGATACTGAGAACAGCTTGTTACATAGTCCTATCAGTTTATTGAAAGGGTTACGCAAGCCTATACAAGTTTCTACCCCGGTTTCAGACTTGAAATTTAAGACTGGTAGATTGGAACTGGACGAGAATAGTAAACCAGCAAACGAAGGTAGCAAAAAATGGTGTGCTATCATGTAA